One window of Desulfarculus baarsii DSM 2075 genomic DNA carries:
- a CDS encoding MBL fold metallo-hydrolase translates to MKPGETIPLGGPVSFLVGENSGRFPRGHGLIIQSRGSVAIIDTGAGQDVLAPWAAQVDLVLNSHSHADHAAGNWLFADRQILVPRNSFADSGDMRRLSLRYMKTDRQAAGWRKLAREEVGMRPQRPSGFFRPNEEIAIGGVRVIALDAPGHTADHTCFYLPEQGLVWSGDIDLSGFGPWYANPESDIDQFRRAVRMLIELDPKIIAPAHNPPLGQNVRQRLSAYLAVIDRRQEALVELLRQPKTWPMIVDAALIYGQAAIAQPLFRYFESQMIGKHLDELLAQGAVVCQEGLFSAV, encoded by the coding sequence ATGAAACCAGGCGAGACAATCCCCCTCGGCGGGCCGGTCAGTTTTCTGGTCGGCGAAAACAGCGGCCGTTTCCCGCGCGGTCACGGCTTGATCATCCAGTCGCGCGGGAGCGTGGCCATCATCGACACCGGCGCGGGCCAAGACGTGCTGGCCCCCTGGGCGGCCCAGGTCGATCTGGTGCTCAACAGCCACTCCCACGCCGATCACGCCGCGGGCAACTGGCTCTTTGCCGACCGCCAGATCCTCGTGCCGCGAAACTCCTTCGCCGACTCGGGCGACATGCGGCGGCTGAGCCTGCGTTACATGAAAACCGACCGCCAAGCCGCCGGCTGGCGCAAGCTGGCCCGCGAGGAAGTGGGCATGCGGCCCCAACGGCCCAGCGGCTTTTTTCGCCCGAACGAGGAAATCGCCATCGGCGGGGTGAGAGTCATCGCCCTGGACGCCCCCGGCCACACCGCCGATCACACCTGTTTTTATCTGCCCGAGCAGGGCCTGGTCTGGTCTGGCGACATCGACCTCAGCGGCTTTGGGCCCTGGTACGCCAACCCCGAAAGCGACATCGATCAGTTTCGCCGCGCGGTGCGCATGCTCATCGAGCTCGATCCCAAGATCATCGCCCCGGCCCACAATCCGCCGCTTGGCCAAAACGTCCGCCAGCGCCTGAGCGCCTATCTGGCAGTCATCGACCGCCGCCAGGAGGCGCTGGTCGAGCTGCTGCGCCAGCCCAAAACCTGGCCAATGATCGTCGACGCGGCGCTCATCTATGGCCAGGCGGCCATTGCCCAGCCGCTGTTTCGCTATTTTGAAAGCCAGATGATCGGCAAACACCTGGACGAGTTGCTGGCCCAGGGCGCGGTGGTCTGCCAGGAAGGCCTGTTCAGCGCCGTTTGA
- a CDS encoding Spy/CpxP family protein refolding chaperone: MTAIWWAAGALGVLALAAGLLALWRRGRAGRPIRGYLDLIDDLSPAQRAQVEAIRREFLPRVEAIRAGLRGRRALLAELLFAEPIDRPAIDQAVAEILADQAALERQVIEHIIEERELLDPAQRRQFHDIIVGQFSGGGLGVHDVRAAGRPLKRR; the protein is encoded by the coding sequence ATGACGGCGATATGGTGGGCGGCCGGGGCGCTGGGCGTCTTGGCCCTGGCGGCGGGGCTATTGGCCCTGTGGCGGCGGGGCCGCGCGGGCCGGCCGATTCGGGGCTATCTGGATTTGATCGACGATCTCAGCCCGGCCCAACGGGCCCAGGTCGAGGCGATCCGCCGCGAGTTTTTGCCCCGGGTGGAGGCCATCAGGGCCGGGCTGCGCGGCCGGAGGGCGCTGCTGGCCGAGCTGCTTTTCGCCGAGCCCATCGACCGGCCGGCCATCGACCAGGCCGTGGCCGAGATTTTGGCCGATCAAGCCGCGCTGGAGCGCCAGGTCATCGAGCACATCATCGAGGAGCGCGAGCTCTTGGACCCGGCCCAGCGCCGCCAGTTTCACGACATCATCGTCGGCCAGTTCAGCGGCGGCGGTCTGGGCGTCCACGATGTGCGCGCCGCCGGTCGGCCGCTCAAACGGCGCTGA